From Methanocella paludicola SANAE, a single genomic window includes:
- a CDS encoding flippase has protein sequence MIKLNKTMIDLYWAFISIAVSSLVQLLLRVVLGRDLGVSGLGIYTLIFTIYLFGMQFANFGIGSALTKYVAEYRDDLKKITEYTTSGILGSFIYGSAISVILFLSSDLVAVNIFHYPDMGYLLKVLAFCFPFIAVQKSVLGVLNGWQKITHYAIINIAQNTLVFLSSILLVIVLHLGINGAVLGLVLPTIVVGSLSLAYVKRSLFMPRKLLDGILIKLSGFGFYVTLANSVSLINSQVNVLLIGVFLNDTQVGYFAVAGILIQGMSLLPSAVQTIISPKISRLHGNEDYSGIRKIIKSTFMYTFIITVLLSISLILFGRYLIDIFFSDVFAPAYLPLVLLVIGQIAYAPLVSIGSALAYIGKVNVVFKIEIASMAFSVLLNILLIPTFGINGAAAATSISLILTTVLNLYVLNTFINDLDGRITASRRQTGDF, from the coding sequence TTGATCAAACTGAATAAGACGATGATCGACCTTTACTGGGCATTTATCAGTATAGCGGTGTCTTCTCTCGTCCAGCTATTATTAAGGGTCGTACTCGGCCGGGACCTGGGGGTATCCGGGCTTGGCATATATACGCTGATATTCACGATATATTTATTCGGTATGCAATTCGCGAACTTCGGTATTGGATCGGCCTTAACGAAATATGTGGCCGAGTACAGGGATGACCTTAAAAAGATAACGGAGTATACGACTTCAGGTATCCTGGGCTCTTTTATCTATGGCTCGGCCATCTCTGTAATACTATTTTTATCCTCTGACCTAGTTGCCGTCAATATTTTCCACTACCCGGACATGGGATATCTATTAAAGGTCCTGGCTTTCTGTTTCCCCTTCATAGCGGTACAAAAATCGGTACTAGGCGTACTCAACGGATGGCAAAAAATCACTCATTACGCTATAATAAATATCGCTCAAAATACGCTTGTTTTCCTGTCCTCCATATTGCTGGTCATCGTTTTACATCTTGGGATCAATGGCGCAGTGCTGGGATTAGTCTTACCGACGATCGTAGTCGGTTCACTATCGTTAGCCTACGTTAAACGATCACTGTTCATGCCTCGAAAGCTCCTGGATGGCATCCTAATAAAGCTTTCAGGGTTCGGGTTTTACGTGACCTTGGCGAACTCGGTATCGTTGATCAACTCGCAGGTGAACGTTTTGCTGATCGGGGTTTTTCTGAACGATACGCAGGTCGGATATTTCGCGGTCGCTGGTATATTAATCCAGGGGATGTCCCTGTTGCCGAGCGCCGTCCAGACGATTATTAGCCCGAAAATATCCAGATTACATGGAAATGAAGACTATAGCGGCATCCGAAAGATCATCAAGAGCACGTTCATGTACACGTTTATTATTACGGTATTACTATCGATATCGTTGATACTCTTCGGCCGATACCTTATCGACATCTTTTTTTCCGATGTATTTGCGCCCGCATACCTTCCGCTAGTATTACTGGTCATAGGCCAGATTGCGTATGCGCCTTTGGTATCGATAGGTTCTGCCCTTGCCTATATTGGTAAAGTCAATGTCGTATTCAAGATAGAGATCGCCTCTATGGCCTTCAGCGTATTATTAAACATCCTTCTCATCCCGACATTCGGCATCAATGGGGCGGCGGCTGCCACATCGATCTCATTGATCTTAACTACGGTTCTCAATTTGTATGTACTAAATACATTTATTAATGACCTGGATGGCCGTATAACGGCCTCACGGAGGCAGACCGGTGACTTTTAA
- a CDS encoding nucleotide sugar dehydrogenase, which translates to MSERLKAILSKKGAIKKIGVVGMGYVGIPAAALFADSCAYDFVWGFQRNSPSSGYKIDLLNRGISPLKGKEPMLDSLLARVANAGKFACTSDFSNISKTDAVTISIQTPFLNKDDLEPDFRPLLEGLRSVGKHITEGSLVVLESTVTPGTTDGIAKQILEEESGLTAGEDFALAHAPERVMVGRLIQNIQEHDRIVGGIDDVSTQRAKELYSPILTKGKAIPMSTRAAEVTKTAENALRDLQIAAINELALYCEAMGINVYDVKAGVDSLKGEGITRALLYPGAGVGGHCLTKDTYHLERGVKMSPLKPDLPDNNSSIFVVARNINDFMPRHMFNLTVQGLKRAGKKPEGANVAILGWAFLNNSDDARNTPSEAYHDLLLKAGANVKVHDPHVENYPGVAILQDPLSVLRNSDAIAIMTGHDEYFKLNALTVKELAGSEQPVIIDGRNVVSPDEFIDSGFIYKGIGRGDKNMHPIRPLNPLECIAVGHHAGP; encoded by the coding sequence ATGAGCGAGCGACTAAAGGCAATTCTTAGTAAAAAAGGAGCAATAAAAAAGATTGGGGTTGTCGGTATGGGCTACGTAGGAATACCTGCGGCCGCCTTATTTGCCGATTCGTGTGCTTACGATTTCGTTTGGGGATTTCAGCGTAACTCGCCATCATCCGGGTATAAGATCGATCTTTTGAACCGGGGTATAAGCCCTCTTAAGGGTAAAGAGCCGATGCTCGATAGCCTGCTGGCCAGGGTCGCTAACGCAGGTAAATTTGCATGCACGTCCGATTTCTCGAATATCTCGAAAACTGATGCAGTGACCATCTCGATACAGACACCGTTCTTGAACAAGGATGACCTGGAACCGGATTTTCGTCCGCTCCTGGAGGGGCTGCGATCCGTCGGGAAACATATCACAGAAGGCTCGCTGGTCGTACTTGAATCGACGGTCACTCCCGGCACGACGGACGGTATAGCAAAACAAATTCTGGAAGAAGAATCCGGCTTGACCGCGGGCGAGGACTTTGCCCTGGCCCACGCGCCCGAGCGTGTTATGGTCGGCCGGCTGATCCAGAATATCCAGGAGCATGACCGTATAGTGGGGGGCATCGATGACGTCAGTACCCAAAGGGCAAAAGAGCTGTATTCACCCATCTTAACAAAAGGGAAGGCGATCCCCATGTCCACCCGCGCTGCGGAAGTAACGAAGACCGCAGAAAATGCTCTACGGGACTTACAGATCGCGGCCATCAACGAATTAGCGCTATACTGCGAAGCCATGGGCATCAACGTCTATGACGTGAAGGCGGGCGTCGACAGCCTTAAGGGCGAAGGCATCACTCGTGCCTTACTTTACCCCGGCGCCGGCGTCGGGGGACATTGCCTGACCAAGGACACCTACCACCTCGAAAGGGGCGTCAAGATGTCCCCCTTGAAGCCCGACCTTCCGGATAATAATAGCTCGATCTTCGTGGTCGCGCGGAATATTAACGACTTCATGCCCCGGCATATGTTCAACCTCACGGTCCAGGGGCTGAAGAGGGCCGGTAAAAAGCCGGAAGGGGCCAACGTGGCCATACTGGGGTGGGCGTTCCTTAACAATTCGGACGATGCGAGGAATACGCCGTCCGAGGCTTATCATGACCTATTATTAAAGGCAGGGGCCAACGTAAAAGTCCATGATCCGCATGTTGAAAATTACCCAGGCGTTGCCATATTGCAAGACCCGTTATCCGTCCTGCGAAATTCCGATGCTATCGCCATCATGACCGGGCATGACGAGTACTTTAAGCTAAATGCACTTACGGTCAAGGAACTGGCGGGAAGTGAACAGCCGGTTATCATTGATGGGCGGAACGTGGTGAGCCCCGACGAGTTCATCGACAGCGGGTTTATTTACAAGGGTATCGGCCGGGGAGACAAGAACATGCACCCGATCAGGCCATTGAACCCGCTAGAATGTATAGCTGTGGGACACCATGCTGGGCCATAA
- a CDS encoding dTDP-glucose 4,6-dehydratase, whose product MNILITGGAGFVGSHLCDKYTLNGDKVICLDNFMNGSLTNIRHLIGHRNFKLINGDIRNFDLLEKIMRDVDVVFHLAAQIHVDRSVVEPKLTYDINVIGTQNVLEAARMYDVQKVIHASTSEVYGSTQYAPMDEDHPLNAPHPYGASKIAADRLCFSYINTYGMNICIMRPFNLYGPRQKDTGYGGAISIFTKRVLNNMPPIIFGDGEQTRDYTYVEDIVEAYDLILHHEGRMGQPMNFGTGNEIKILDLARLIIKMCGKEGQIKPVCVEPRPGEVVRLIADISRAKSVLGWKPHYSIEMGLGKYLDWYANYKCEEWSKPT is encoded by the coding sequence ATGAATATATTGATTACCGGTGGTGCCGGATTCGTCGGGAGTCACCTTTGTGATAAATACACTTTAAACGGCGACAAAGTCATCTGCCTCGATAATTTCATGAACGGCAGCTTGACCAATATTAGGCACCTGATCGGCCACAGGAACTTTAAGCTTATCAACGGAGATATCAGGAACTTTGACCTGCTCGAGAAAATCATGCGGGACGTGGACGTGGTGTTTCACCTTGCCGCCCAGATTCACGTCGACCGGTCCGTGGTCGAACCTAAATTGACCTATGATATCAACGTCATCGGCACTCAGAACGTCCTCGAGGCGGCCCGGATGTACGACGTCCAGAAGGTCATCCACGCGTCCACCAGCGAAGTATACGGCTCGACGCAGTACGCGCCGATGGACGAAGACCATCCCCTCAATGCCCCACACCCCTACGGGGCAAGCAAAATCGCGGCGGATCGACTCTGCTTCTCATACATTAACACCTATGGCATGAACATTTGCATCATGCGACCCTTCAACCTCTATGGACCGAGGCAGAAAGATACGGGATACGGGGGCGCTATCTCGATATTTACGAAGCGGGTGCTGAACAATATGCCCCCGATTATCTTTGGAGACGGGGAGCAGACGAGGGATTATACGTATGTCGAGGACATCGTCGAAGCCTATGACCTCATCCTGCACCACGAGGGTAGAATGGGCCAGCCGATGAACTTCGGGACGGGCAACGAAATCAAGATCCTCGACTTGGCCAGGTTAATCATAAAGATGTGCGGTAAGGAGGGCCAGATCAAGCCCGTTTGCGTCGAGCCCCGGCCCGGCGAGGTCGTGCGGCTCATCGCGGACATTTCAAGGGCAAAATCTGTGCTGGGCTGGAAGCCCCACTACTCGATCGAAATGGGCCTGGGAAAATACCTGGACTGGTATGCCAACTATAAGTGCGAGGAATGGAGCAAGCCGACGTGA
- a CDS encoding DegT/DnrJ/EryC1/StrS family aminotransferase, which translates to MLRSEFLPYSSPLIAEDEINEVTDTLRSSWLSRGPKTAEFERQFADYVGASHAIAMNSCTAALHVALIARGIGPGDEVITSPLTFAATANTIIHCGAKPVFVDVDAETGNIDPSGIEEKITNKTKAIVPVHYAGQACDMDRIIGIARKYGLFVSEDAAHAIYTTYKGRMIGGIGDATSFSFYATKNLCTGEGGMLTTNDDSIAEKARVISLHGMSKNAWNRYDKNGSWYYEILYPGFKYNMTDIQASLGIQQLKKLEHMQKAREAYAKRYNEAFAGVPGIITPKEIPGNRHSWHLYVIQLDGNQIRIGRDRLIEELTKRNIGTSVHFIPVHLHPYYQERYGYKKGAYPVAEHMYERMVSLPLYPKMRPEDIDRVVDAVTGIVRENR; encoded by the coding sequence ATGCTCCGAAGCGAATTTTTACCATACTCTTCCCCTTTAATAGCCGAAGATGAGATAAACGAGGTTACTGATACTCTCAGATCAAGCTGGCTATCCCGCGGCCCGAAGACAGCTGAGTTCGAGAGGCAGTTCGCCGACTACGTCGGCGCAAGCCATGCCATCGCCATGAACTCGTGTACGGCCGCCCTGCACGTTGCCCTGATTGCCAGGGGTATCGGGCCCGGGGATGAGGTGATCACTTCGCCCCTGACCTTTGCGGCGACGGCTAATACCATCATACATTGCGGCGCTAAACCAGTATTCGTAGACGTCGACGCTGAAACCGGTAATATCGACCCGTCCGGTATCGAGGAGAAGATAACGAATAAAACAAAGGCCATCGTGCCAGTCCATTATGCCGGGCAGGCTTGCGATATGGACCGGATCATAGGCATCGCCAGGAAGTACGGACTCTTCGTATCCGAGGATGCCGCTCATGCCATTTATACGACATATAAAGGCCGGATGATCGGTGGCATTGGCGATGCCACGTCCTTCAGCTTTTACGCCACAAAGAATCTCTGCACGGGAGAGGGCGGAATGCTCACGACCAACGATGACTCCATCGCTGAGAAGGCCCGGGTCATCAGCCTGCACGGGATGAGCAAGAACGCCTGGAACCGGTATGATAAGAACGGCTCATGGTACTATGAGATACTCTACCCCGGATTCAAGTATAATATGACGGATATCCAGGCGTCGCTGGGTATCCAGCAGCTGAAAAAGCTTGAGCATATGCAAAAAGCCCGGGAGGCTTATGCGAAGCGATATAACGAAGCATTCGCCGGCGTGCCCGGGATCATAACGCCAAAGGAGATCCCCGGGAACCGCCATTCCTGGCACCTCTACGTCATTCAGCTGGACGGAAACCAGATCCGGATTGGGCGGGACCGGCTTATCGAGGAACTCACGAAGAGGAATATTGGAACGAGCGTCCATTTCATTCCCGTTCATTTGCACCCGTATTATCAGGAACGATATGGCTACAAAAAGGGCGCCTATCCGGTCGCCGAACATATGTACGAGCGCATGGTATCCCTGCCGCTTTACCCCAAGATGCGGCCGGAGGATATTGACCGCGTGGTCGACGCCGTGACGGGCATCGTCCGAGAAAATCGCTAA
- a CDS encoding DUF354 domain-containing protein: MRIVVDINHPAHVHYFKNFIWQMQKKGHETLITASEKDISYKLLNNYEFDYIKLGAYGKSLSYKILNIPALDVKMYGAVKKFNPDVFLGQGSIRGAHVSKLMNRPSIALDDTEHAKLEHMLYVPFTDAVLTSTCFRKDFGKKQVRYNGYTELLYLHPNCFKPDPAVLDEVGLSKNDNIIILRFVSWDANHDVGQNGLSREMKHKFVKDLEKYGRVLITSEVSLDKELEKYKMNIKPERLHDLLYYSTLYIGEGATTASESAVLGTHAIYVNTLRLGYTDEEETKYGLVYNFSDKKTMDRQAFSKAMELLQNNNLRSEGKAKREKLLRDKIDVTAFLMNFIENYQKDTISGRL; this comes from the coding sequence ATGAGAATAGTCGTCGATATTAATCACCCGGCTCATGTACATTACTTTAAAAATTTTATATGGCAGATGCAAAAAAAAGGTCACGAAACGTTGATCACTGCCAGTGAGAAGGACATATCATATAAATTGTTAAATAATTATGAGTTTGATTATATAAAGCTAGGGGCATATGGAAAATCACTATCCTATAAAATTTTAAACATCCCTGCACTTGATGTGAAGATGTATGGGGCTGTAAAAAAATTTAATCCGGATGTATTTCTTGGGCAAGGATCTATTCGAGGGGCGCATGTATCTAAACTAATGAATAGGCCATCTATCGCCTTAGATGATACGGAACATGCAAAACTTGAGCATATGCTATATGTTCCCTTTACCGATGCCGTATTGACTTCCACGTGTTTTAGGAAAGATTTCGGTAAAAAACAAGTCAGGTATAATGGGTATACTGAACTGTTGTATTTACATCCCAACTGTTTCAAGCCCGACCCCGCAGTGCTCGATGAAGTGGGATTAAGTAAAAATGATAACATCATCATCTTACGGTTCGTATCCTGGGACGCAAACCATGACGTCGGACAGAACGGGCTATCGCGTGAGATGAAACATAAGTTCGTTAAGGACCTCGAAAAATACGGAAGAGTTCTCATAACTTCAGAGGTCTCGCTTGATAAGGAGCTTGAAAAATATAAGATGAATATCAAGCCCGAAAGATTACACGACCTTCTTTATTATTCTACTTTGTACATCGGTGAAGGTGCAACTACTGCTTCAGAATCTGCCGTTTTAGGGACTCATGCGATCTACGTGAATACGTTGAGACTCGGATATACGGACGAAGAGGAAACAAAATACGGCCTGGTTTACAATTTCTCCGATAAGAAGACGATGGACAGGCAAGCGTTCAGCAAAGCGATGGAACTACTTCAAAATAACAATCTGAGGAGCGAAGGAAAGGCAAAAAGGGAAAAATTGCTAAGGGACAAGATCGACGTGACTGCTTTCTTGATGAATTTCATTGAAAATTATCAAAAAGACACAATATCCGGAAGGTTATAG
- a CDS encoding LamG-like jellyroll fold domain-containing protein, whose product MSSANTALSKDFTDPSWGTSGTYDDGWISARGQYAMNLAFAYQITKDSKYSTKAKEALLNLDIARKPSNTVYMSPEGFQAIGLYSYCLAYDWIQPTLDSSSDTLIRDKLARLADTVYTNLNSATVNPNYDYKNYIYYFDFMGQAYPDLGIAGVTLNDYTNPNHLSFSSTPADWIKVGTDYFFVNDKLHNFNRSMISFGCDNSGQDLFGDYKTYYTDDLVLWAQVYSFYYGKNMFDVYPIAKQALTSEIWNSLPNQYSSNFVTDGNIKYSYQRGIANLLDSDNRSYALNHDNIIDSSNLLPYSGSMSHIYYTSMLPSALLYTVYGDYSSTPMKFPPWTSRLDANSQLQVFRGSWNTDSDWLSFTTWDVFAGANRDMAHNDQLSLEYYGHGDLLLADGGEDKNVLDAYYGQYEVHHNTIAIEDPRTPFAPSSWADSTARGIFKGYYYLRTPAVINSLANTSWMEIADAKATINDVNTHESDGSSDSKTISSPIQYDRSILYPEKDYFIVVDRMEGSQAWCYRNIFRPTSLNIVPSTGISESQVGHVIGDLTVGNTSYNWLSQPYKVEKTTGVTTNSIKWNTTNPYGNKVNLQVFTVPSSEVLVTKHVGRIAGYDVQSEVFSPVVYFRSPPTNNMYRATVLLPKYSSESQRSPQVLSVSGTGNALTVTSPTYVDYIYTGKGVSSFASYSTDANTVFVRSSGQPVEYTLMGGRYLNYSNVPLVTVSSMVDYLTLKKQGNGLTFSVKGTGNITITLSQINPVSGYTVTRDGTPYTNWAISGNTMTITTGSSEHRFDIVPSGTSTPTPTSTPTPSITPTPTATPTITPTATPTPTPTAMPTITPTPKPSATPTPTPGSGIVKNGLTLWYDMNDTGGTLTDLSGNGNNGVANASTYAKLPSGAGSRNFNGASSYIQCHDSPGLNPAANGMTIEVLFNPRNFTSTQSLASKGYSTNTGQGYNMRLNSDKTLDFFMYNGNQNMAYVKCDPGLMAGKWYMATATYDGSTISLYVNGVKYTSTPCTGTSPSAIDLTIGRYSPYAAWPFNGSIATVRIYDRGLTSQEITDNYNTDTWRTTTSPTPTPTPTPTVAPTITPTATPTPTPTPKPSITPTPTPKPSITPTSTATPTATPTPKPSITPTPTPKPSITPTSTATPTATPTPKPSITPTPTPKPSVTPTPIPRQLPGLAATYIGDSIPSTMVGGRQYTVSIIMKNTGNVSWSTNGGIWLSADNTSDAAQFGSTHVNMAPGVTVAPGGTYTWRVHIKAPNAAGSYTLKYRTAQGTYGTFGDTVSKNVVVYKPYGRSKLFDPGSWIDFINGLLNG is encoded by the coding sequence ATGAGCTCGGCTAACACGGCGCTATCAAAGGATTTCACCGATCCGAGCTGGGGTACTTCAGGCACATACGATGACGGCTGGATATCGGCGAGAGGACAATACGCCATGAATCTGGCCTTTGCCTACCAGATAACAAAGGACTCAAAATATTCGACAAAGGCAAAAGAAGCGCTTTTAAACCTGGATATTGCGCGAAAGCCTTCCAACACAGTATATATGAGTCCCGAAGGATTCCAGGCAATTGGCCTCTATAGTTACTGCCTTGCTTACGATTGGATACAACCGACTCTAGATTCCTCGAGCGATACGCTGATCAGGGATAAATTAGCCCGGCTGGCGGACACCGTCTATACGAATTTAAACTCGGCTACGGTGAACCCCAATTATGATTACAAGAATTATATATATTATTTTGACTTCATGGGGCAAGCTTATCCTGACCTGGGTATTGCGGGCGTGACACTCAACGATTATACAAACCCTAACCACCTGTCCTTCTCATCGACGCCCGCAGACTGGATAAAGGTGGGCACTGACTACTTCTTCGTAAACGACAAGCTTCACAACTTTAACAGGTCTATGATAAGCTTCGGGTGCGATAACTCTGGACAGGACCTCTTCGGAGATTATAAGACCTATTATACCGACGACCTTGTTTTATGGGCACAGGTATACAGCTTCTATTATGGCAAGAATATGTTCGACGTGTATCCCATAGCCAAGCAAGCATTGACCTCCGAGATATGGAACTCCTTACCGAACCAATACAGTAGTAATTTTGTTACCGACGGGAATATTAAGTACTCTTACCAGCGGGGGATCGCTAACCTGCTAGATAGTGATAACAGGTCTTATGCCCTGAACCACGATAATATCATAGATAGCTCGAACTTGCTACCATATTCGGGGAGTATGTCACACATCTACTATACGTCCATGCTGCCCTCCGCTCTCCTGTATACCGTTTACGGGGACTATTCCTCCACGCCGATGAAATTCCCGCCATGGACGAGCCGTTTAGACGCTAATTCGCAGTTACAGGTGTTCAGAGGCAGCTGGAATACGGATAGTGACTGGCTGTCTTTTACTACATGGGACGTTTTCGCCGGAGCGAACAGGGATATGGCCCATAATGACCAGCTAAGCTTAGAGTACTATGGTCACGGGGACCTGTTGCTCGCTGATGGCGGCGAAGACAAGAACGTATTGGACGCGTACTATGGCCAATACGAAGTACACCATAATACGATCGCCATAGAGGACCCGAGAACCCCCTTCGCCCCATCTTCATGGGCGGATAGCACGGCCAGGGGCATATTCAAGGGATACTACTACCTGCGCACGCCCGCCGTCATTAATAGCCTGGCAAATACGTCGTGGATGGAGATCGCCGATGCAAAAGCTACAATAAACGACGTTAATACGCACGAGAGCGACGGCTCGAGCGATAGTAAGACCATATCATCACCGATCCAGTATGACCGTTCTATCCTATACCCGGAAAAGGATTACTTCATCGTGGTAGACCGGATGGAAGGCAGCCAGGCTTGGTGCTACCGGAATATCTTCCGGCCTACGAGCCTGAACATCGTGCCGTCCACGGGGATTTCCGAGAGCCAGGTAGGCCACGTAATCGGCGACCTTACAGTAGGTAATACCTCCTATAACTGGCTATCCCAGCCCTATAAAGTAGAGAAAACGACTGGAGTAACCACGAATTCCATCAAATGGAATACGACGAACCCATATGGTAATAAAGTCAACCTGCAGGTGTTCACCGTACCCTCCAGCGAAGTGCTGGTGACGAAACACGTAGGTCGGATCGCCGGCTACGACGTGCAATCCGAGGTCTTCTCGCCGGTGGTCTACTTCAGGTCACCGCCGACCAACAACATGTACAGGGCTACCGTGCTCCTCCCGAAATACTCGAGTGAATCCCAGAGATCACCACAAGTATTGAGCGTAAGCGGAACGGGCAACGCGCTGACGGTGACATCCCCGACCTATGTAGATTATATTTACACCGGCAAGGGCGTTTCTTCCTTCGCGTCTTACTCGACGGATGCCAATACGGTTTTCGTCAGAAGCAGCGGCCAGCCTGTAGAATATACCCTGATGGGCGGCAGGTACCTCAACTATTCGAATGTCCCGCTGGTGACCGTGTCTTCCATGGTGGACTACCTGACGCTGAAGAAACAGGGTAATGGCCTTACGTTTAGCGTAAAAGGTACCGGTAATATAACCATTACTTTGAGCCAGATAAACCCGGTAAGTGGCTATACGGTCACAAGGGATGGGACGCCATATACGAATTGGGCAATATCCGGTAACACGATGACAATTACCACCGGATCCAGCGAGCATAGGTTTGATATAGTACCTTCCGGGACATCAACCCCTACTCCTACGTCTACACCTACGCCATCCATTACTCCCACGCCCACGGCTACGCCGACGATTACTCCGACTGCCACGCCAACGCCTACTCCTACGGCAATGCCTACTATAACGCCTACGCCGAAACCATCCGCAACACCGACGCCGACGCCTGGCTCGGGCATTGTTAAGAATGGTCTGACGCTATGGTATGATATGAATGATACCGGTGGTACGTTGACGGATTTGAGCGGTAACGGGAATAATGGCGTTGCGAACGCTTCCACCTACGCCAAGCTTCCGAGCGGCGCCGGCTCAAGGAACTTCAACGGCGCCAGCAGCTACATCCAGTGCCACGATTCGCCGGGCCTTAACCCGGCGGCCAACGGCATGACCATAGAGGTACTGTTCAACCCGCGCAACTTCACATCCACCCAATCACTGGCGAGTAAAGGCTATTCAACGAACACGGGGCAGGGCTACAACATGCGGCTGAACAGCGATAAAACACTGGACTTCTTCATGTACAACGGAAACCAGAACATGGCCTACGTCAAGTGCGATCCCGGCCTCATGGCCGGTAAATGGTATATGGCCACGGCCACATACGATGGAAGCACGATAAGCCTGTACGTCAACGGCGTGAAATACACAAGCACCCCATGCACCGGAACATCCCCATCCGCCATCGACTTAACAATAGGCAGGTACAGCCCCTACGCCGCATGGCCATTCAACGGAAGCATAGCCACCGTAAGAATATACGACCGCGGACTAACCAGCCAAGAAATAACCGACAACTACAACACAGACACCTGGAGGACAACCACCTCACCCACCCCCACGCCAACGCCAACACCAACAGTGGCGCCGACAATAACTCCGACTGCCACACCAACGCCGACACCCACCCCGAAACCATCGATAACGCCGACACCCACCCCGAAACCATCGATAACGCCAACGTCAACTGCCACACCAACGGCGACACCCACCCCGAAACCATCCATAACGCCGACACCCACCCCGAAACCATCGATAACGCCAACGTCAACTGCCACACCAACGGCGACACCCACCCCGAAACCATCCATAACGCCGACACCCACCCCGAAACCTTCCGTAACGCCAACGCCGATACCAAGGCAGCTGCCCGGGCTCGCCGCGACGTACATTGGCGACTCGATACCGTCGACGATGGTCGGCGGGAGGCAATACACGGTATCGATAATAATGAAAAACACCGGCAACGTGTCGTGGAGCACCAATGGCGGCATATGGCTGAGCGCGGATAATACCAGCGATGCCGCCCAGTTCGGAAGTACGCACGTCAACATGGCCCCCGGGGTCACTGTAGCCCCCGGAGGAACCTATACATGGCGTGTCCACATTAAGGCCCCCAATGCCGCGGGCTCATATACGCTCAAGTACCGCACTGCCCAGGGAACATACGGAACGTTCGGCGATACCGTGAGTAAGAATGTCGTCGTGTACAAGCCATATGGCCGGTCAAAACTGTTCGACCCCGGGAGCTGGATCGATTTCATAAACGGCCTGCTCAACGGGTAA